In Pseudomonas sp. ADAK18, a single window of DNA contains:
- a CDS encoding acetaldehyde dehydrogenase (acetylating), translating to MSQTKLKVAIIGSGNIGTDLMIKILRNAKHLEMSVMVGIDPASDGLARAERMGVDITHEGVKGLMAMAQFADIDFVFDATSAGAHVQNDALLRAAKPGIRLIDLTPAAIGPYCVPVVNLEQNLDQLNVNMVTCGGQATIPMVAAVSRVATVHYAEIVASIASKSAGPGTRANIDEFTETTSKAIEVIGGAAKGKAIIVMNPAEPPLMMRDTVFVLSEAADQAEVEASIVEMVAAVQAYVPGYRLKQKVQFDVIPEDAPLNIPGLGKFSGLKTSVFLEVAGAAHYLPVYAGNLDIMTSAALATAERMAQSMLNA from the coding sequence ATGAGCCAAACAAAACTCAAGGTCGCCATTATCGGTTCCGGAAATATTGGTACCGACCTGATGATCAAAATCCTGCGCAATGCCAAACATCTGGAAATGTCGGTGATGGTCGGTATCGATCCCGCCTCTGATGGACTCGCGCGTGCCGAGCGCATGGGCGTAGACATCACTCATGAAGGAGTCAAGGGCCTGATGGCCATGGCGCAATTTGCTGACATCGATTTTGTCTTCGATGCCACCTCAGCCGGTGCCCATGTGCAGAACGATGCGTTACTGCGGGCCGCCAAACCCGGTATCCGCCTGATCGACCTGACCCCAGCGGCCATTGGTCCGTACTGCGTGCCGGTGGTCAACCTGGAGCAGAACCTGGATCAGCTTAACGTCAACATGGTGACGTGCGGTGGCCAAGCGACCATCCCGATGGTTGCGGCCGTGTCGCGCGTCGCGACGGTGCATTACGCGGAAATCGTCGCCTCGATTGCCAGCAAATCCGCCGGCCCAGGCACCCGCGCTAACATTGACGAGTTCACCGAAACCACTTCCAAAGCCATCGAAGTGATTGGTGGTGCGGCCAAGGGCAAGGCGATCATCGTGATGAATCCGGCCGAGCCGCCGTTGATGATGCGTGACACCGTGTTCGTGTTGTCCGAAGCAGCGGATCAGGCTGAGGTCGAGGCCTCGATTGTGGAGATGGTGGCCGCCGTGCAGGCCTATGTGCCGGGCTATCGCCTGAAACAAAAAGTGCAGTTCGACGTCATCCCGGAAGATGCGCCGCTGAACATCCCCGGCTTGGGCAAGTTCTCCGGCCTGAAGACCTCGGTGTTCCTCGAAGTAGCAGGCGCTGCCCATTATCTGCCAGTCTACGCCGGCAACCTCGACATCATGACCTCCGCGGCCTTGGCCACCGCCGAGCGCATGGCGCAGTCGATGCTGAATGCCTGA